The Luteolibacter rhizosphaerae genome contains the following window.
ATGGCCTAGGCATGCGCTGGAGCGAACCCGGCATGGTCTCGCGGTTTGCAATCGTGGCGTTCCGCGAGCCGGGTCGCTGAGCTTGGGTCCTTAGGCCGTTCCGCGCGATGGGCACATACAATACTCTCCACATTTCACTGACTTGCCCGAGGTGCGGTGCGGTCGTCGAGACGACCGTTGATTGTTACTTTGGCTACGTCGGCGGGATGCAGGAATTGAGGATCGGCGACCGCTATCCTTGGAGAGAGTGCGTGGAGCCTCAGAACGGTGGCAGACCGGAGGGCGGCTCTGTGGACGGTGAGGGCTACGTGGAGTGTCCGCGTTGTCAGAGAGATGCACACTTGCGGGTTCTCGTTCGTGATGATGTCATTGTCGGCGTTGAGCCAGACCCGGAGAGACTAGGATATGTTCCAGATTGAAAGGCCTAAACATGCGCTGGAGCGAACCCGGCATGATCTCGCGGTTTGCAATCGTGGCGTTCCGCGAGCCGGGTCGCTGAGCTTGGGTTGTTCTGCTTAGAAATGCACTCCTCCTTCATTCCATACAGCCAACTCCAATCCTGCGGGTATGACCTGTCGACGCCTGATGCGGCTAGGTTTGTCGAGATGTGCAAGCGAGTTGAGGCTCTGTTGGCCAGCATCGCCACGGAGTTTCGCGAAGTTCCAGCTCCTCGCATTACGCTTCACGTTGCCCGGGCATATGATGATGAGTGGGGCGTTTCCAAAGAGCGCGGAGAAGAACTTAAGGCTAAGGATTTCGAGACTTCTTGGCAGGAGGTTTCCGATTCCAAGATCGAGGATTTCCAAGAGTATTTCACGTTCTCCGATTCTGAAGGTTGGCGATTCTATCTGCCTGCCTTCATGTGTCATTTTCTTCGCGACTTTCCGAACGGAGCCTTTGTCGCGGTCTGCACCGCCGTAAGACGACCGGGTGATCGACTGGAACTGCTGACAGAAGGGCAGCGGCGATGTGTCGACGAGTTCAGAGAACTATGCGATTCTCACCACATCTGGTCCCCATGAAACTCCAGCCACCACGAGCGGATGCAGCCAACCGGCTGCCGTTAGTGCTTGGTCCTTCACGTTAGGCCAGATCATGGCGACACTGGTTCATCCGCAAATCGAACAAAAAACGTAACACGTCTATGGGAGCATGGGGACCACACAGTTTTGAGAATGACCGGGCCTTGGATTGGCTTGGCGATTACCTCGACAGTCCCTCGGACGATAGGCTGCGTGCCACATTTGATCCGCCGTCGAGGGGAAAGCCTCCAGGGCTCATCGCCAAACTCTTTGGGGGCCAGGCCAAGTCGTCAGCGGTTCCCCCGGATGAAGAGCAGGTATTGGCTGCGGCAGAGGTCATTGCTGCGATGCGGGGACATCCGCTGGCCGATGCGCCGGATGGTTTTGCACGTCTGACACTTCGCCCGCCACCAGACGACCTTGTGAGTGCGGCCATTCGAGGAGTTGACTTGATACTCGACGAATCGTCCGAGTTGAATTCGCTGTGGCGTGGAGCCGACGACTTCTCGACGGCGCACAGGGGAGGTCTGCCGCCTGAGGAGGATTCCGAGGACTATTTGGCTTGGCTTGCTGGCCTTAGGGATCTTCGTGAGCGACTGACCCGGCCATGAAGCCACCATCCAAAGCGGGGCCGAATAAGTCGCGCCTGGCAGCCGCCGCGAGCTGGTCTGCTCCAGTGGTGGATTCCGGCGTCACCTCAGACCGCTGGTTGCGTACACTTTGATCGCTAGACGACTCGAGCGCCTTTTACCGATTTCTGCCGTGAACACAGCAGAAGCAACGCTGCACGACTCTTCGAGAAGGCATGCTAACCCTTCGATCAGCTCAAACGTTCGCCAGGAATGAGTGATGCGAATCTCCAGCCAGGAGCCAAGAAGAAGACCCGTTGGGGGTGTCTCGCGCTTCTCGTGATTCCGACCTTGATCTTTGCTGCGGCACGGTTGCACCAGGTGTGGTGGGAGCGACAACCGCTTTCAGTTCATCTGCGGAGTGTTTTCAAGGAGTCCGGGTTCAGCGTGCCGGAGTATGTTTCCGAGATCTCCGGATCGAAGGGGTATGTCGATTTTCAAGGGGATTTCATCGCGTGTGTTTCATTCACTGTTCGCCCCGGTGACATCGACAGTTTTGTCATGTTGCCGTCGCCGCCGTGGAGAAATCCTTCCGCGTTCCTCCCCTTGGACAAGGCCGGCAACTGTGGGGATTTTGAAGTGCCCGCTGGAACGCTGATGATCGAGGAGTGGGAACCGGGAACCGAGTACATGTGCAAGTATGCGGTCGATCGGGAGGCGAACAGGGTCTACTTCTACCGCGCGTCGTGGTGAAGGGGCTGAGGTGGGTTCGGCGTGCATTAACGCGGACCTAACCCGGCTGTCGCGAATCGCCTTGTGCGGGCCAGTTCGCGGAGCTTGGGTTGCTCTGGAGAAGAATGACCGACCACCAACAGCTCGCCGTCGCGTGTCGTTTTGGTTCTGCATCGAAGGCGGACATCGAGGGCTTCATCCAATCCGTGGTCGAGAGCGGCGGCGAATACGACAACCGGCTGTTAGAGGCGTATGCCAGTGATATCCGGCAGGCCCGGGCGAAGATGCTGGAGTTCATCGGCTTCTCGTTTCCCGGTTTCGAGCTCACGACGGGGGGAAGGCCTTCAGGTATGCAGGAGGGAGCTCAGGAGGCAGATCGGCCTGCTGCTGGACCGGGAGCTCAC
Protein-coding sequences here:
- a CDS encoding DUF4259 domain-containing protein; translated protein: MGAWGPHSFENDRALDWLGDYLDSPSDDRLRATFDPPSRGKPPGLIAKLFGGQAKSSAVPPDEEQVLAAAEVIAAMRGHPLADAPDGFARLTLRPPPDDLVSAAIRGVDLILDESSELNSLWRGADDFSTAHRGGLPPEEDSEDYLAWLAGLRDLRERLTRP
- a CDS encoding DUF6714 family protein; protein product: MHSSFIPYSQLQSCGYDLSTPDAARFVEMCKRVEALLASIATEFREVPAPRITLHVARAYDDEWGVSKERGEELKAKDFETSWQEVSDSKIEDFQEYFTFSDSEGWRFYLPAFMCHFLRDFPNGAFVAVCTAVRRPGDRLELLTEGQRRCVDEFRELCDSHHIWSP